One part of the Sorangiineae bacterium MSr11954 genome encodes these proteins:
- the yajC gene encoding preprotein translocase subunit YajC, which produces MTTEYLSFQNVQPKAGTPGVAQDAPAGGGSQQQAPPGGGIMMFLPFLIMVPFLFMMFRRQKKEAAERAKLKKGDRVVSTSGLIGEIIEIDERLAKVKIAPGTTVQMLASSISPFGASTEAAPAKKDDVKDAKPVTDKK; this is translated from the coding sequence GTGACGACCGAATACCTATCCTTCCAGAACGTCCAGCCCAAAGCGGGCACCCCCGGCGTCGCTCAGGATGCTCCGGCTGGAGGCGGCTCGCAGCAACAGGCCCCTCCGGGCGGTGGGATCATGATGTTCCTGCCGTTCCTGATCATGGTGCCGTTCCTCTTCATGATGTTCAGGCGTCAGAAGAAGGAAGCGGCGGAGCGGGCCAAGCTCAAAAAGGGCGACCGAGTCGTGTCCACTTCGGGCCTCATCGGCGAGATCATCGAAATCGACGAGCGCCTGGCCAAGGTCAAGATCGCCCCGGGGACCACAGTGCAGATGCTCGCGAGCTCCATCAGCCCCTTCGGCGCGAGCACCGAGGCCGCCCCGGCCAAGAAGGACGACGTGAAGGACGCGAAACCGGTAACGGACAAAAAATGA
- a CDS encoding PhoH family protein has protein sequence MKKNYVLDTNILLHDPRAVFRFEDNNVIIPIYVIEEVDQFKREGSERGRNARQIARVLDELREKGGSLSTGVPLDSGGSLRVQVPSKRPELPSAIDKAAMDQAILQTAFDVREQDGGRPTIFVTMDTNLRIRADALGMVSETYENVRVDADQLDSGIKELEVDSGEIDNFFHDGRYTPPNPDDLSANTCILLRDRANPSHTALGRYDAAKREVCALRTPREGVMGVRPRNKEQSFAIDLLLDESIRLVTLVGKAGTGKTLLALAAGLKRTVEDGIYTRMLVSRPVMPLGRDIGFLPGDVDEKLNPWMQPIFDNLEFLFSSGARKGPRVYAELLESGQIQVEPLTYIRGRSLPQQFMIVDEAQNLTPHEVKTIVTRSGDGTKIVLTGDPGQIDNPYVDSASNGLTIAAAKFRGERLAGHIVLAKGERSDLAELAANLL, from the coding sequence ATGAAGAAAAATTACGTCCTCGATACGAACATCCTCCTCCACGATCCGCGCGCCGTCTTCCGCTTCGAAGACAACAACGTCATCATCCCGATCTACGTCATCGAGGAGGTCGACCAATTCAAGCGAGAGGGCTCCGAGCGCGGGCGAAATGCGCGGCAGATCGCGCGGGTTCTCGATGAGCTGCGCGAAAAAGGAGGCTCGCTCTCCACGGGGGTCCCGCTCGACTCGGGTGGAAGCCTTCGGGTGCAGGTGCCGTCCAAGCGCCCCGAGCTGCCCAGCGCCATCGACAAGGCAGCCATGGACCAAGCCATTTTGCAGACCGCGTTCGACGTGCGCGAGCAAGACGGCGGCCGCCCCACGATCTTCGTCACCATGGACACGAACCTGCGCATCCGCGCCGATGCGCTCGGCATGGTGTCCGAGACCTACGAGAATGTTCGGGTCGACGCCGACCAGCTGGACTCGGGCATCAAGGAGCTCGAGGTCGACAGCGGCGAGATCGACAACTTCTTCCACGACGGTCGCTACACCCCGCCCAACCCCGACGATCTCTCGGCCAACACGTGCATCCTCTTGCGCGACCGGGCCAACCCCTCGCACACCGCGCTCGGTCGCTACGATGCCGCCAAGCGCGAGGTCTGCGCCCTTCGTACCCCGCGCGAGGGCGTGATGGGCGTCCGCCCGCGCAACAAGGAGCAGAGCTTCGCCATCGACCTGCTCCTCGACGAGTCGATTCGGCTGGTCACCTTGGTTGGCAAGGCCGGCACCGGCAAGACCTTGCTCGCCCTGGCCGCCGGCTTGAAGCGCACCGTGGAAGACGGCATCTACACGCGCATGCTCGTCTCGCGCCCGGTGATGCCGCTGGGCCGCGACATCGGCTTTCTGCCCGGCGACGTCGACGAGAAGCTCAACCCCTGGATGCAGCCCATCTTCGACAACCTGGAGTTCCTCTTCTCGAGCGGCGCTCGCAAGGGACCGCGCGTCTACGCCGAGCTCCTCGAGAGCGGTCAGATCCAAGTGGAACCGCTGACCTACATCCGAGGCCGCTCGCTGCCCCAGCAGTTCATGATCGTGGACGAGGCGCAAAACCTGACGCCGCATGAAGTCAAGACCATCGTGACGCGCTCGGGGGATGGCACCAAAATCGTGCTCACGGGCGATCCCGGCCAGATCGACAATCCGTATGTCGACAGCGCTTCCAATGGCTTGACCATCGCAGCCGCCAAGTTCCGCGGAGAGCGCCTGGCCGGTCACATCGTCCTGGCGAAGGGCGAGCGCAGCGATCTTGCCGAGCTGGCCGCCAATCTGCTTTAG
- a CDS encoding formylglycine-generating enzyme family protein, translating into MGTADPLAPPNERPPHHETVAPFWIDKTEVTVEAYRACVNRHMCARPSSRSAQCTFDLDDPNLPISCVTWKDADTYCRAVGKRLPREAEWEFAARGNFSVRYPWGGGWTYCALAATLVRESSSRTCTGQRPARVGTHPSGSSTFGVLDLTGNVEEWTADWYAEHVAEGASPRSGASHVLRGGGWLSSPLASRATSRNWGSSMEAGPNVGFRCAKD; encoded by the coding sequence ATGGGCACCGCCGATCCCCTCGCGCCGCCCAACGAGCGCCCGCCGCACCACGAGACGGTCGCGCCCTTCTGGATCGACAAAACGGAGGTCACCGTCGAGGCCTACCGCGCCTGCGTCAACCGGCACATGTGCGCGCGCCCTTCCTCGCGCAGCGCCCAGTGCACGTTCGATCTGGACGATCCGAACCTGCCCATCTCCTGCGTGACCTGGAAGGACGCCGATACGTACTGCCGCGCGGTCGGAAAGCGCCTTCCGCGCGAGGCGGAGTGGGAATTCGCCGCCCGCGGAAATTTCTCCGTGCGCTACCCGTGGGGCGGTGGGTGGACGTACTGCGCCCTGGCGGCCACCCTGGTGCGTGAATCGTCCTCCCGCACCTGCACCGGCCAACGACCCGCGCGGGTGGGCACCCATCCCTCGGGATCGAGCACCTTCGGCGTGCTCGACCTCACCGGCAACGTCGAGGAGTGGACGGCCGATTGGTATGCCGAGCATGTCGCGGAAGGAGCATCACCTCGGTCGGGAGCGAGCCATGTTTTGCGCGGTGGAGGTTGGCTCTCCTCACCTTTGGCGAGCCGCGCCACCAGCCGAAACTGGGGTTCTTCCATGGAAGCCGGGCCCAATGTTGGCTTCCGCTGCGCAAAAGATTGA
- the secD gene encoding protein translocase subunit SecD gives MSTVSRVALAIIGLCAVFAVISERFLAIDPAWPASIGILTGLLALLVVPARMRLLLIIMNAAVGGYLFFRADTFWGIVTCGLIIVWCLVGLLPIMDGAWRFKTGLVVCSFLCGSIMVWPTAHRMSEGKVPCPRYIQDRVDFHIAPGLDLRGGLRLVYTVEVEQAIRDKRDHFADEMRQELGTAFGFHSGEGLITREEMQKLDAKVRISKPESAVLRIKFTDAADIAKIDDRFSKKFLTEMSQTRGPGADEVTFKIRTEVETQIRERAVATAKDTVTRRVDGLGLREAGITTRDEDIIIEVPGENEKDFDNIKDIIRRTARLEFKMVDDEHDFFGKIKDEELPEGEGIAIYQENAPNGPGKTIPTHFARITKRENESNTECRERFKAWASTLNVPDDHQVGFWAIEETDPDTGKTTELGWRTFYLFGRAEITGDNITDATVAQEQNQGLGQYYVGLSFSPAGAERFEEITGANVNRRFAIILDEVIDSAPVIRSKIAGGRASITMGAGDPEEQLQKARKLELVLRSGALPAPMTPSNETRIGPSLGRDAIGEGLKGMLAGSGLVLLALAIYYRKSGIVADLAVVFNMLLQLAILSSLEATMTLPGIAGLALTIGIAVDANVLINERIREELRAGRTVRAAVEAGYDKAFSSILDGHVTVFISGLILAQYGTGPVKGFAVTLIVGIVCSLFTGVFCTRLVFDWWARGAKVKRLSVGAEF, from the coding sequence ATGAGCACAGTCTCGCGCGTCGCGCTGGCCATCATCGGCCTTTGTGCGGTTTTCGCCGTCATCTCCGAGCGGTTTTTGGCGATCGACCCGGCCTGGCCGGCGTCCATCGGCATCCTGACCGGTCTTCTCGCGCTCCTGGTGGTGCCCGCGAGAATGCGCCTCTTGCTCATCATCATGAACGCGGCGGTGGGCGGGTATCTCTTTTTCCGCGCCGACACGTTCTGGGGCATCGTCACCTGCGGCTTGATCATCGTCTGGTGCTTGGTCGGTCTGCTCCCGATCATGGACGGCGCATGGCGCTTCAAGACGGGCCTGGTGGTCTGCTCGTTCCTGTGCGGCAGCATCATGGTGTGGCCCACGGCGCACCGTATGAGCGAGGGTAAGGTCCCTTGCCCGCGCTACATCCAGGACCGCGTGGACTTCCACATCGCCCCGGGCCTCGACCTGCGCGGAGGCCTCCGCCTCGTGTACACGGTGGAGGTGGAGCAGGCCATCCGCGACAAGCGCGATCACTTCGCCGACGAGATGCGGCAGGAGCTCGGCACCGCCTTTGGCTTCCACTCCGGCGAGGGCCTCATCACCCGCGAGGAGATGCAGAAGCTCGACGCCAAGGTGCGCATCTCCAAGCCCGAGAGCGCCGTGCTCCGCATCAAGTTCACCGACGCGGCCGACATCGCCAAGATCGACGATCGCTTCTCGAAGAAGTTCCTGACCGAGATGTCGCAGACGCGCGGCCCCGGCGCCGACGAGGTGACCTTCAAGATCCGCACGGAGGTCGAGACTCAGATCCGCGAGCGCGCGGTGGCGACGGCCAAGGACACGGTCACGCGCCGGGTCGACGGTCTCGGTCTGCGCGAGGCGGGCATCACCACCCGCGACGAGGACATCATCATCGAGGTCCCGGGCGAGAACGAGAAGGACTTCGACAACATCAAGGACATCATCCGCCGGACCGCTCGCCTCGAGTTCAAGATGGTGGACGACGAGCACGACTTCTTCGGCAAGATCAAAGACGAAGAGCTGCCCGAGGGCGAGGGCATCGCCATCTACCAAGAGAACGCCCCCAACGGCCCCGGCAAGACCATCCCCACGCACTTCGCGCGCATCACCAAGCGCGAGAACGAGAGCAACACCGAGTGCCGCGAGCGCTTCAAGGCCTGGGCCTCCACCTTGAACGTGCCGGACGATCACCAAGTCGGCTTCTGGGCCATCGAGGAGACGGATCCCGACACGGGCAAGACCACGGAGCTCGGGTGGCGCACGTTCTACTTGTTCGGCCGCGCGGAGATCACCGGTGACAACATCACCGACGCGACGGTCGCCCAAGAGCAGAACCAGGGCCTCGGTCAGTACTACGTCGGTTTGAGCTTCAGCCCCGCGGGCGCGGAGCGGTTCGAAGAGATCACGGGCGCCAACGTCAACCGGCGCTTCGCCATCATCCTCGACGAGGTCATCGACTCGGCGCCGGTCATTCGCTCCAAGATCGCCGGCGGCCGCGCGAGCATCACCATGGGCGCGGGCGATCCCGAGGAGCAGCTGCAGAAGGCGCGCAAGCTGGAGCTGGTGCTTCGTTCGGGCGCGCTCCCGGCGCCCATGACCCCGTCGAACGAGACGCGCATCGGTCCCTCCTTGGGCCGCGACGCCATCGGCGAGGGGCTCAAGGGCATGCTCGCCGGCTCGGGCCTGGTTCTCCTGGCCCTCGCCATCTACTACCGCAAGTCGGGCATCGTGGCCGACCTGGCGGTGGTCTTCAACATGCTGCTCCAGCTGGCGATCCTCTCGTCGCTGGAGGCCACCATGACCTTGCCGGGCATCGCCGGGCTAGCGCTCACCATCGGTATCGCGGTCGACGCGAACGTGCTCATCAACGAGCGCATCCGCGAAGAGCTCCGCGCGGGAAGGACCGTGCGCGCGGCCGTGGAAGCCGGCTACGACAAAGCGTTTTCTTCGATCCTGGACGGCCACGTCACCGTCTTCATTTCAGGTCTCATCTTGGCGCAGTACGGGACAGGTCCCGTCAAAGGTTTTGCCGTCACCCTCATCGTCGGCATCGTGTGCAGCTTGTTCACCGGTGTATTCTGCACGCGTTTGGTCTTCGACTGGTGGGCGCGCGGGGCGAAGGTCAAGCGCCTGAGCGTGGGCGCGGAGTTCTAA